The following nucleotide sequence is from Candidatus Obscuribacterales bacterium.
GCGCCAGCAAATACAGGAGCAGCGGTTCCCGGGCCAACGTGTTAGTAATGTCCTTGGGGCAGGCCGTGAGAAACTGCTGCAAGGTGTTGACTGCATCGTCTCCAAAGATGGCTTTCCAGTTGGTAAGCCATTGTTCTCGCACCTGATTCCCCATCGGCTCCAGCCGCACCCGCTCTAAGTCTTTGTTTTGGGTAATCAGCCGATCAATCCCTTGCAATGCCAACGGCCTGCCGGTTACCAGTAACTGATGATTACTATTCTTCTGAAAGCCTGTCACCTGCTGTAAAAACTCTTTCAAACCTCCGGTGGCTCGTCCCTCTAGCAGCAATTCGTCAAAGCCATCCAAAATAATCAGAAATCGCGTATTTTTATCCGCCAACCAGTCCGATTCTCCCCGCACAAACTGCACCTGCTCTAAGTCTGGGCAGTCTTCTAGGGTCTCTGTTAGGTTATTCGCTAAGGTTCGTATCTCCCGCAACCGAATGTGTAGCGGAATAAAGGCGTCGCCAAATTCAGTCCGAACCCAGTCGGCAATCATGCGGCAAAACACAGATTTCCCCCGCCCCGCGTCCCCTTCTATAAACATCACCTTGCGGGGTTTATCGGCTGGCTGCTCTAAAATTTGCCTTGTCCATGCATGGCTACAGAGGGGTCTGACCTTCCAGTCTACATCCCCATCCTGGGTCAAGGGCTGCACCTCTAGGCGCACATAGATGTCCTTAAAGCGCACCTTGGGATTGCTTTCATCAAACACCTGCTCCAAGGGCAAGGGTTCAATCTTCGTTTTCAAATAGTCATCGATGCTGTCGTAGCGCTCTTGTGCCTGCCGTCCTCCGGTGCGGTAAAACTCTGCCAGCGGCTCCACACTCTCCCCCGCTTCCGCAATAGCCTGATGAAAATAACGATGACTGCCCCACAGCACTTGATCCACTAACTGCTGAGCTGAATTGTCCTCTAGTCCTACCTGCTGCAACTGCTCCGTCAGGGCTGCTCCAAATTTCTGGGCCAACTCCGACTCTCGAAATTTCGTGGTGATCAGCTTAGCCTGGGCTGTGGCCAGTTCTGTTTTGTCTAATCGCGTCAGTTGCCGCTCGATCACAGCCTTGAAGGATAGTTGTGCCAGTTTGGCTTTAGTATCTTCATCCTGGAGGCGTCCCAGCACTGTTTCTAAACTTTGGAGGTAGGCCAGTTGGGCAACAATCGCCACGGAACTCTCGAAGGTGGGATCTACTTTTGCCATGGCTAGTCCCAGCTTTAGTAAGTTGGTGCCGATAGACACAAAGGGAAGTCCGGCCATGGCCAACTGGATCATCGGGTCATCCAGCGCCTTGAGCAGCGGTTCTGCTTTCTGTGCGTAGGGGGCAAGTTGCTGAATTTTGGCGGCATTGTCCTGCCAGGCTTCTGCTGTATCTGGCAGAGTCTTGATAGCTTCGATCCCCTGTTCTGCCACATTGCCCCAGGGGATAGCCTTCACGTCGGTATTGAGAAACTGCCAAAATCCCTGGAGCGCTTTCATAGCTAATCTGGATCCCTAATGTCTCCACGATGATAGCCGTATTCCTAGTGAAGCTGCCGCTTGGAACGTCGGGAGAACACCTCTAGAAAGGAATCAGATCTTGCTGTAAAGCATGGGTTATCGATCTTAGAGATGGGAGAAGACTGGGACTGAAAAGGTATAGGGCTGGGATTCACAGAATGGGTCTGGCGTATCAGGATATCTCAGTATGACAAAAGGGGGATAAGAATTAGGAGGGGCGATCGCTCCCTGTCCGTTGTTCATCCAGCCAAACTAATCCTGCTCCACCCGCTTCAGCTAAGATGCTCACCAAACGATAGATGGCTACGGCGCTGAGAATAATGGCGGGGGGCAGACCGCTGTTGCCTTGGCGTAAAATGGCGATCGCTGTCACCTCAAATACGCCCAATCCTCCTGGCGCACCGGGTACCACCAATCCCAGCAGCCAGGCAAAGCCAAAGGCACTGAACAGCAGCGGCACTTGGTAGCCCTGCACCGGCACCAACACTTGCACTGTTAAGACAAAGCCGATGCCCCGCAGGATCACAAAAACGAGTTCTCCTAGGAAGGGTTTGAGGGGATAGTGGTTGAGGCCGAGGGGGGCGGCCGGGGATGCGTCGCGGTTGGTGAGGCGGCCCTTGGTGCGCTGTAGGTAGAGCAGGGGTGGGTTGAGCACTCGGGGATGGACGATGCCCAGGATCAGGATCAGGCTGAGCAGGGGCAGGATCCAGTTGGGCTGGGGGCTGCTGAGGAGGGCGATCGCCAAGGCGGCGGCGGCCATTAGCAAGGGTTCCAGCACCACGCTCAGGGTCGAGACCCCTAAGGGCACGCCGGCATTGTGGGTGGCCCAGACGCGCCCGTAGAAATGCCAGACATTACCGGGCAAGTATTTGGCAATATTGGTTTTTAGGTAGGTGGAGATGCTCCAAGCGGCGGTGACCGGTTGCTTGAGGTCGTGCAAAATCCAGCTCCACACCCAGCCCGACCAAATGTGGGCCATCAGGGTCACGCCGAGGGCGATCGCGCCACTGGCCCAGCCTGCCCCGGTGATGCGAATGGCCATCACCTCCTGCCACTGGTTGCGCAGGGCCGCCAGCAGGAAGAGGATCATACCGCCGAGAATTACCCAGCGGAGGTAGGGTTTGAGGGCCTTAAGTCGCGGAATCATACAGGGGCGAGCGCCGTGCTTGGATGGTGGCCATGATAGCGAACAAGGGCCGGGCCGCGGAAATCTCTGGATGATGGTCGCAATAGTCGCCGCGTAGGCGTCTTGCCTGCCGCAATCAGGGCCGCGATCGCCATTGGGGTTGCCCCGTAGGCTGGTAGCTTTGGGTGATCCGCCCCGCCCCGCGCAGTTGGGTGTAGTAGGCGGTGCTGATGGAATTTTCGTCGGGCGTCAGGCGATCGATGCCGATGCCGTTGCGCCCCTGGCTCTCACCAGAACTGTGCAGGTAGTAGCGATCGCCTAGGTAAAAGCCTACATGGGTAATCCGCTCCGGGGTGCCAAAGAAGACCAGATCACCCAATTGCAAGGGCTGGAACCAGTCGTCTGGGACTCCTGCCGGTGGCAGTTCAGCTAGCCAGGTTTGGGGTAGGGCAGCGCGGGTGAAGTCGGCCTGTTGGTAGGCATCGCGGGGTAGCCAGATGCCCAGGGTCATAAAGGCTGCCTGCATCAAGCCGGAGCAGTCGTAGTTGGGGCCCGCCGTGCCGCCCCAGAGGTAACGGTTGGGACGATTCATCCAGTTCAGCAAAATAGTCACCACCGCCGGCATCTGGGTCTGAATGGTGGTGGCGCTGGGGGCGATCGCTTTGTAGGGAGTCTCCACCGACTCTAGCCTGGGGAGATCTTCCATCGCTAGCCATCCCGGATAGTCGTCTTCCACTAGGCACACGGGCACCGCGATCGCCTCCGCCCCCTGAGGGGATGATAAGATACGCAATTGACGACCGGCGATCGCTTGGGTCGCGAGGCTGGTGAGGTCTGGCGAACTATAGAGGTTAATAGCCGTGCGGCATTGGTAGCCCAGGGGGGCATCGGTCGCCGTCAGCAGGTCATCAGCAGACACCATAGGCAACAGGATCAACAGGATAACGGGAACCCATGCCATTCTTTCATAAAGATGTCGTCCTAGAACAGGCGGGCGATCGCATTTTAGACGCCGTTTGGCAAGAATTTCCAACCCTGGCTCGCAATCAGTTGGCCATGACCTGGGTGGTCTACGATCAGCCGGTGATGGTGAATACCGGCGGGGCCCTCAGTCCTGATGCCTTTTGGGCGCGATCGCCTCGGGGTTTTTCCTATCGCGGCGTGGAGCGCATCTACCCTGCCAGCGTGGTGAAGCTGTTTTACCTGGTGGCGGTGCATGAATGGATTCAGCAGGACATG
It contains:
- a CDS encoding C40 family peptidase gives rise to the protein MAWVPVILLILLPMVSADDLLTATDAPLGYQCRTAINLYSSPDLTSLATQAIAGRQLRILSSPQGAEAIAVPVCLVEDDYPGWLAMEDLPRLESVETPYKAIAPSATTIQTQMPAVVTILLNWMNRPNRYLWGGTAGPNYDCSGLMQAAFMTLGIWLPRDAYQQADFTRAALPQTWLAELPPAGVPDDWFQPLQLGDLVFFGTPERITHVGFYLGDRYYLHSSGESQGRNGIGIDRLTPDENSISTAYYTQLRGAGRITQSYQPTGQPQWRSRP